One Pelmatolapia mariae isolate MD_Pm_ZW linkage group LG1, Pm_UMD_F_2, whole genome shotgun sequence genomic window, AAATTAGATAAGTTTCAACGCTGAATAAGAGCAGAGcagtaaagaataaataaataaataaataaaataaaacgaaataaatacaaataaaaaagattACACGAATAGCAAAACAagctttttttatgtgtttctgtAAAGCTCTGTGGATCTGGAAGcaagttacagtaaaaaaaaaaagtcacgtgactgtctttatatatatatatatatatatatatataacttatTGAATTTGGTAGCTTTTTGTGAGATTGGAAGACAAGATCGCTTTAGAGTTAATACAGCAAAAAAATGGGGGCAGtttcaaaaaattcaaaattaaaCCGGGTATGTTTGGGtggcatttttttcatttttttggtaTTATTTAATTCTGGTCTCCTCCCATGCATAAGCCTATTAAAATCTCTTCTAAACAGTATATAGCTGCAAGTTGTGCACACATCCTGTGCTCAACCACAACACTAAATCCGTGAACAGCCAAGCGTGTCCTGCTCGCTTTTTGAGACATAAATCCACGCCCTCCGGTCCAGATGGTGGCGGCAAATCTTTTAGTGTGGTATACAGTCCACGAGAAATAACAAACATTTGTTAACAGGAATTGTCTGCACGACGTATTGCTTTCACTATTGACTGCAGGTTTTGTTTCGAGGTTAGGAACTCCTTTTTTTCGTGCAACTTTGCGTAACGGTGAATGTTTACAAGCAACAACTATGTCAAGGGTCTTAACTGGAGCTAAAAGCTAGCGAGTGGCACAAAAATACCGAGTTTAGGGTTCTTAAGGTAAGTGGCTAGTTGTAGCTCTTGTCATTACTTCGCTTGACTCGGGCAGAGGTGGTCAGTCAGTCGCTATTTTTTTATGGGTCTACGTCGTAGTTTGGCGGCAGTTCAGTTATTGCATTGCTTGTTTAATTGTCCGTACGTCAACGTTATTGCATTATATAAAGGGCGGAATAGTGACATGGTTTCAGTGTGACAAGTGGCGCATAACTACAATACGGAACTGTGTAAACCCCCGTGAACAAGTTTGTGATTCGTTAGAAACTAGATTTTTATGCCTGTTTACTAGCGAGCAAGTCTTGTTAGCAAGCGAGCGCTCTTATCTGGTTGACCTGCAGCACATCTTGGGCGTTGGGCTGTTACTGCACCgttaaactttgtttttcaaatgtttgCTGTGCCGTTTGCACATGTATGGTTTTCTTAAAACCCAAATTCATAAATGCTAGAGTTTCCCGTTAAAAAGGTACTCAGACGCCCAGTTCCAGGACACTGTTGTCTCCGTGACAACAGCTTTTCCGCATGTTTGTGAATTCACTACGCATGTCAAGAATAACCTGCGAATATCGCGTTTAGTGCCAAACTCGTCCAAGGCGAAAGTACGGCCTACTACGTATGCCGATTAAGCAACATCGccttactttactttttttttttttaaatcaggcaTAAAGCTACTGCGGCTACCAGTTTATCCACCCTGGCGCCTACAACGGACCTTCAAGTCCCCCAAATAAAGGAAATAAGCCCCGATTAATGTCAGATCGCTGGCATTCCTGTGTCCCAATGAACTCCAGGGAAAACTTTCCACAAGGAGGAATACACCAAATATTACAGCAATGAAAGGTAATCAAAACTTTTATGAACGAGAACTCTGAGTTACATTTTAGAAAGTCGTTGAAACAGCCAGATGTTTTTATATGAACACACAAATTTACTCAAAATGACTGTAGAAAAATGACTGCACGTGATTTTTCCAGGTGCACctggaaaaacaagaaaaaaggaaCCTAAAAAGAATTCGCCAGAGAAAGACACCTCAGATGCAGTTTCGTCTCCCAGCACAGATGGTTCAAGTGCTGTGCCAGGCGGCGGCGACTGCAGCGACTGCGGCCTTGTCTTTTCAATAGAGGCTAGTACACCAAAAAATGAAAGGGAGAAAATGAGGCTTGCACAAGAAGCCTGCTTGACCTCCACACCAGTCCACAGCACCACCTTTGATGTCCCGTCAACCATTTCAGGCTCCCCTCCTGAAGGGGAGCTACAATACACTGAGTTCATCACTCAGATAAAGGTATGGTGTAAAAGtcaaatttatatatttttataatccCATGTAGCTTCAGTGAATTCAGTTTCCTTTTGTTATGTTCTGTTTTAGACAACAGCGGTAGATTCACAGTCAAAACCTCAACGTAAGCGTAAGAGACCAGttaaacaaagacagacaaagacacaaacgCAGACCGATGGTAAAACCGATGATCCTCCAGTCAAGTGCCGGCGTGGTAGGAAGCCAAAAAGAGAGACCGTGAatttaaataaagataaatcATCCTCCCGCTCTAGGCCAAGATTTGAACTCCAGAAGGCTGAAGCAGAAAGTCAAGGTAGTGTATTGTTCAACACTGATGTCCTCAAGCACAGCCAGTTCTGTGTAGCcaaattttttacattttttttattttgctcagTCTATCTTGCATGTCTTGTGCTTTTAATTGGCATGGAGAGCTGCAGGTGTGCTCTAATTCTGTCTCTTCTTAACTCCACAATAGATGACTCTATGATGTCTTCAGATCTTTCAATAGAACTGAGTCAGGATGAAGAACAGCTGTCTACTTTGTCCTACCAGAAGGATGACGTAAGtgatgaggaggatgaggaagagCTCCCAAGTTTCCTGATGCGGACAGACAAAAGTAAGCGAGACCACAAGGATAACTGGAGTCTGTGATGGTACAGGACACTTTGAgttgatttgtttatttttgttttgacttTCAGAGCCCCCATCCATTACCGAAGGAGCATTTGTGTGGCACAAATATAGAAACTATCCATATTGGCCTGCATTGGTGAGTACATAATGGTGACGTGATAAAATCACAATTTAGCAGATTCTTGttaatgtttgtcttttttcttttattgaatCAATGCCTTAAATGCTTTTTTGATAAGAGCTGTCAGTCAGTCTACTATTGTATAACTTGAATTTACTACATGATGAATCAAAAAAAGCGTTCACTGTTAAAATGACAATAATTGCCCATGAAAAATCATTGACtcaccttttgttttgtttgtttgtttttttgctgtagGTAAAAAGTGTGAACAGAAAGCACAAAAAAGCCAGTATCATCTTCATTGATGACTCAATCATTGAGAAAAAGAAAGGGTaggatgttttctctttttgctttGTTGGTTCTTGCTTGTGTCTTTAGGTGATacatacactcaccagccactttacaAGTACACCTTGGTTGGACATGTAGGTCCACAATGTGGATCTCCCTTTACACCGTACTCCAAAGGTCATTTGAGAACCGTGAAcccactgtcatgttcaagaaag contains:
- the si:dkey-127k13.1 gene encoding PWWP domain-containing DNA repair factor 3B isoform X1; protein product: MKGAPGKTRKKEPKKNSPEKDTSDAVSSPSTDGSSAVPGGGDCSDCGLVFSIEASTPKNEREKMRLAQEACLTSTPVHSTTFDVPSTISGSPPEGELQYTEFITQIKTTAVDSQSKPQRKRKRPVKQRQTKTQTQTDGKTDDPPVKCRRGRKPKRETVNLNKDKSSSRSRPRFELQKAEAESQDDSMMSSDLSIELSQDEEQLSTLSYQKDDVSDEEDEEELPSFLMRTDKKPPSITEGAFVWHKYRNYPYWPALVKSVNRKHKKASIIFIDDSIIEKKKGFAVALKCLKPFDCEEANELMCKAKESYDAAISWSLDLITDYRFRIACGSFSGSFIQYFDHDMSYPVRRRYPKAASERLTIISDSTIEEPCDVKEDSFSEQQKDIRCSKRLLPDRTHAAHNRANEKLVHFIVKQHMVDAHLLAVIHGQEKSRWLRSFLSDNRRRVVNIYLEDDHQLDQVYCYLNELYTAAVANAPCVADVKSMDRVPFVLDVLLPEAIIYAIAGVDNVSVKTAEEKYLRGRCISNRERQQFDLKIEQQMRKKSHPNTSIIL
- the si:dkey-127k13.1 gene encoding PWWP domain-containing DNA repair factor 3A isoform X2 produces the protein MKGAPGKTRKKEPKKNSPEKDTSDAVSSPSTDGSSAVPGGGDCSDCGLVFSIEASTPKNEREKMRLAQEACLTSTPVHSTTFDVPSTISGSPPEGELQYTEFITQIKTTAVDSQSKPQRKRKRPVKQRQTKTQTQTDGKTDDPPVKCRRGRKPKRETVNLNKDKSSSRSRPRFELQKAEAESQDLSIELSQDEEQLSTLSYQKDDVSDEEDEEELPSFLMRTDKKPPSITEGAFVWHKYRNYPYWPALVKSVNRKHKKASIIFIDDSIIEKKKGFAVALKCLKPFDCEEANELMCKAKESYDAAISWSLDLITDYRFRIACGSFSGSFIQYFDHDMSYPVRRRYPKAASERLTIISDSTIEEPCDVKEDSFSEQQKDIRCSKRLLPDRTHAAHNRANEKLVHFIVKQHMVDAHLLAVIHGQEKSRWLRSFLSDNRRRVVNIYLEDDHQLDQVYCYLNELYTAAVANAPCVADVKSMDRVPFVLDVLLPEAIIYAIAGVDNVSVKTAEEKYLRGRCISNRERQQFDLKIEQQMRKKSHPNTSIIL